The following coding sequences lie in one Phacochoerus africanus isolate WHEZ1 chromosome 12, ROS_Pafr_v1, whole genome shotgun sequence genomic window:
- the MEIG1 gene encoding meiosis expressed gene 1 protein homolog: MASSDVKPKSISRAKKWSEEIENLYRFQQAGYRDEIEYKQVKQVSVVDRWPETGYVKKLQRRDNTFYYYNKQRECDDKEVHKVKIYAY; this comes from the exons ATGGCTAGTTCTGACGTGAAACCAAAATCCATAAGTCGTgccaaaaaatggtcagaagagaTAGAAAATCTGTACAGATTTCAACAAGCAGGATATCGAGATGAAATTGAATATAAACAAGTGAAACAAGTTTCTGTG GTAGATCGTTGGCCAGAGACAGGATATGTGAAGAAACTTCAGAGAAGGGACAATACTTTCTATTACTACAACAAACAGAGGGAATGTGATGACAAGGAAGTCCACAAAGTGAAAATTTATGCTTACTAG